Within Cucumis melo cultivar AY chromosome 4, USDA_Cmelo_AY_1.0, whole genome shotgun sequence, the genomic segment cattctgAAGATTGCTTAACTGTTGAGAAACAGAAGTCCTTTCATTAATGGTTTTGATCGCTTATAAAATGTGTTTAAAAGCTACTTAAAACTTGACTACTTGCGTACATCTCTTGTTTATCTTTTAGTTGTAAACACCAGAGCCGGTAATCCTCCTCGAATGTCTGTTGTAATTTATTATTTCCAATATCCAACCCCATCCATCTGAATAGATGGAAGAATTAAAATATTCCACCAACCACGATTGTATTCGCTTTTTCTATTTACGAAAAAGTGGAACAACAGCAAAGATCAAATTACCCCGAGAGAGAGAACGAGAGAGACAAAATAAGTGGCAACAGTGTCAAAAGAAAGAGCTTTCCAAGGCCTTGGATACTATCTGACAAGTCCTGTCTGCCAGAGCTATAAAGAAACATTTTTCCCATTCTTAAAAAAGGGTAAGGAGTAGAATTaaaagagagaggaaaaaaaaggaggaagctgattttctttttctgctTTTTAAGGCAGAGGAGGAGAGAGCAAGTGACTGAGAGAAAAATGGTGAAGAAGTGGAGTTGGGGAGAGCCGTTGCTGCTAGTCAGTATCTGCATTTTGGGATGGAGGATTAGTTTTATCAATGGAGCTACGGATCCAGGAGATGGTCAGTACCTGACTTTTTTTTAGTAACTTTTTTATCTTGTTTCCCTGCTTAGTTTTCCTCCCATTTGAAGTTCCTTCTCTTACATTAgctttcatttttcttcatcCATCCTCAGTTCCTCAATGTCCGACATTGTATACTGGAAAGCAACCTGGATGTTTCTTGCATACATTTTTCATTCATACTTTAGTTGATTTAACAGAAGACCCCCTTAAGAGGAAAAATGACTCTAACAACTTCTCGCAGATACAGGGTTCTAGTTCAAAGTATGTTGCTTCCGTTACTATTAGAGATCTCATCATATGAAGAACTTTCTTCCTCTGGACCTATGAGCTTCTTTAAGAACGGTGTTTTTTTTTAGAGTAAGCGAAATGACTACTTGCCATGCCACAACTTGCAGCCTATAGTAATGTGATAGTACTTGGTGACGGCTTAGTCGGATTTTGATTAGAAAACTATCTCAATAGACCTTGTTActgcagaaaaacaatgaaTATTGAGCAAGAACACGAACGAACGCCTTAAGTTCGTATATGTACTTTATCCTGCGCCGAAGCTGCAGAAATTTTTGCTAAAGTATATGGTTGAACAAACCTGTACCATTTACCCTCTCTTTCTGAGAAGACTGACCTTGTATCTAGTTCTTGGCTGTAAGGCTGTAACCTGAACAATGTTACTTATCTATTCGATGTTAAAGGGATCATTTTGCATTGTTGCTTCAAAAGTGATATTttgacatatatatattttagcaAGGGCGTTCAACCTAAAGCGGGGAATGTAAGATTTCATGGCATCTTAAATTATTGTATGGACTCAAATGCAACTTATCCTATAATCACAGAAGATATACCATTTggaaagttattattatttggacGCACTCAGCTACTAATATGGATGTCTTACTACATTATTTTGCAGTATCGGCTCTAAATGCCATGTATAGTAGTTTAAACTCTCCTCCAATTCTAACACAATGGAGTTCGAGTGGTGGAGATCCATGTGGACAAATTTGGAAAGGCATTACTTGCTTGGGCTTAAGGGTCACAGAAATGTATCTCTCTTGACttgttatttattgttttaTGAAATTTAATATTTCTGTGGTGTACGTaactatataattttttttagttcattGTCTGGTTTAGGACTTTCTGGAACAATGGGATATCAGCTCTCGAGTTTGACATCCCTAACTAATCTGTAAGACCTATGATCTTGTTTATCAAATggatataaattatttttcttaatcactatttgttatataaataatatatcaaTAAATGCAATTTGCAGAGATGTGAGTAACAACAATCTTGGACCTGACATACCTTATCAGCTCCCTCAAAACTTGCAAAAATTGTATGCTTCTATTGTTGTTTATTCTGACAAAGTTATATTTCCAtttcaatttataaaatttttttaCTTCTGCAGAAACCTTGGATGGAATAACTTCAGTGGAAGCATCCCCTATTCTATTTCTCAAATGAGTTTGCTTATTTCCTTGTTAGAAACTTCCGCAGTcctcattttatttttattttttcgtcTATGCATTCTACCTGCATGGCGAAGCTAACCCATGGTCTTATGTTTTCTTCCCCCTCGCCTCCTCTCTTTgaattatagaaacatgagccACAATCAGCTTCAGAATCAAGTGAATGATATGTTCTGGAAGCTTTCTTCCCTGGCCATGTTGTGAGTTCTCATTTTATCCTCAGTTCAGATGAATTTAACTAACTATTTGatagttttctttctttttgtggCTTTCTGTTGGTCCTTTTGGTTATAGCATTACTGGATTCTTCTAAAGCCTTTTATAGTAACAAATAAATATAAAGGATTAAAGTATATTTCATAGTTCTTTTTAACCACACTGTTAAATTGATCACTTCTATTTCATTTTCAGGCATGGATGATATTTTCTCATTGTTCACCATAGTTTTCTTTACTAAAGTTCTCTCAGAAACCTTTTCCAACTGTAGTTAGCTTCAGTTaaacaaatgaaataaaaatcatCTAGTAATTAAAAAGATATAGTAGATTGTTCTCTTTAAATTCAAAGTGTCAATAACTTACTTTTCTTCTTCAGGGACATCTCTTTCAATTTTCTGTCAGGTGCCCTCCCCCAGAGTTTTAGCAACCTTACCAGTCTTAACGCAATGTGAGTATTACATAATTACTTGTGGAAGACAAATGGAGTTAGTGCTGATTCTCCATGTTTTGCCATCTAAATTTCTGTAGGTTTCTGCAAAACAACCAATTCAGTGGCACTATTGATGTTCTTGCAAATCTTCCGCTACAAAATTTGTATTTATTCTTATATGactattttttatgtttgacTACCTTTGTTAAGGAACTTAGCATGTACAAACTACTTATATTGCATTCTTACCAGGAATGTCGAGAACAACCATTTTACTGGTTGGGTTCCTGAACGATTGAAGAATATAAATATTCAGTGAGTACCTTACCAATATTGTTATCATCTCTAAGATATTTTATTTAACTGAATGTTCAAGTCCAATTGAGCTTGAGCAACTTTACGACAGGGAGGGTGGCAATTCTTGGAGCTTTGGATTTGCACCCCCACCTCCACCTGGGACTCCTCCAGCCAACCAAAATTACAGATATCACAAGGCTGGTAACAGTTACAGCCCACTGGGTAGTGATGCTGCTGGTGGAGGTAGCAATGGATCAGGAATCGGTGGTGGTGCCATTGCTGGAATTCTTATATCTGTGCTAGTCGTAGGAGCTATACTAGCATATCTTCTTGTAAAGAGAACATCCAAGAGGCCATCCACAGACGTAGAAAAGCAAAAGCATGGGAACTTGCCTATTGTATCTCCTGCTTCAAATGAAGTGCAAGGTAACCATGTTCAACTGATTGCTTATTAACTAGGAATTATGCGTTTTATAATTTTTGATCAATTATTATCTTTAGAGgttcaatttttttgttttctagttTTCCAAAGATTTTGAGTACTTTTCCCCTGTACATGTTTAGTTTCTGTAAATTGGAGCTGGATGGACACTTTCTCCATGAAAGGGCTTGTGCTCTTCCCCACTTTGCTGCTGTTCTGAATTTGTTCCCTATTTTCTTATTTTGGACCAACATTataaataattctcttttgcaCATGACCTTTTTACGTCCCATCATTTCTTAAGCTATGCCCAACGTATCCGCCCACATTCTACTCGTGAATTTTTCTTTAATGATATGGTTTACGTGTTCCTTCTTTCTTGGAGGGGGAATGGTAGATAACTAATTTTATCTGTGATGCGCATGAGCAAGGGAGGTAAACAAAATACCATGTGCCATAGACAACCAAATAGCTGGTAGTGCCTACAAGAGAAGCTTGGCAAGAACAAAGAATCTGGTTCTCGTGATTCCCCCTTTGATTCGATATCAACTTTTCAGTAGATCAATGGAGTGCTAACATTATGTTAGGTACTTAAGCACCTTGGAGAACCACACTCCAAAAGCCAGTTGTTGGGGTGGGAACAAAGGCATCCCATACTACCTTGGTTTCTAATGCATTAACTCCCCCATTCTTCCATCTTTCCACACTTTTATGCTCTTTCTTCTGATGCCTACAAACCCAGACCTCTACTGTGAATGAAAGAGCTCGCATCTTGGAACCTCAACTTTAAGGGAGTGTCAAGAAAGATGAATATATGGATTGGCTCTCCCTCATGGGTCATATTGAAGCTCGTTTCCTAACGAATAACCTGTTTTCTTGGACGTGTCTTATGAGCCCTTGGGGCTCTTTCACTTGATCAGTGTACTCTTTGCAGACAAAATTTAGAATCACAAGGCCATAGCTTATGTCCACGGTCAATTTACAACTGTAGATGGGCCAAGCCACTTGATAGCATAATTAACATCAACCTTCTCTTCCTTTCTCTTAACCAGTTTTTCAAGACAATCAAAATTCTATAGCTAAACGTCATCAGAAGCTTCTTGTGGACTACTTGGTGGGTTTGAAAGAAGCTACCAATACCATTACCTAATTGATCATATCCATCTTATTGCTGTCTTTACTGGGAGCTTAGCAATATATATTTTATGACTACTGAAGTGATATATGAGCTAATTTGATGGGCCAAGCCACTTGATAGCATATATCAGTTGTAAATTGACGGTGGACAAAAGCTGTGGCTTTTTCTATCAAGTGGCTTGGCCCATCAAATGAAATTCTCTTTCATATGACACAAAATAAAACTGTTGGCAATGCCTATCAGAAGTAGGGAAAAAACCACAAACACACTCTAGATAAAACTTGTTTGTAATGCTTAGTTTCCAATTAATTGCATTTTGAGTTCATCGTTAATTCCCCCATACTGATGTATccattctctctcttcttttcaatttcaatGAATGATAAAGTGGAATTGATTGAATTGAAGTTCTATTATTCTATGAGAAGTTCTAAACTTTTGACTCACATGTAATTGAACATCTTCAATTTTGGGATTATGAAGTTTTAAAAAGTCGAAGTTATTGGCCTGCCTCTCAACTTTTTGTATTGCGACAAAATAAACTCTTTTGATAGATGCATTGGCAGAGATGAAGCTTGTTCATACTTCATCATCATTTGATGCAAAAGAATTGGAATCTCCTGCTTTAATCAATCTCAAACCCCCACCTATTGATCGTCATAAATCATTTGATGACAATGATACATCAAAGATACCTGTGGTGAAAAAGACCAATGTCACTGCTCCATTAAGTGTGAAATC encodes:
- the LOC103502750 gene encoding protein STRUBBELIG-RECEPTOR FAMILY 7 isoform X3, which codes for MYSSLNSPPILTQWSSSGGDPCGQIWKGITCLGLRVTEISLSGLGLSGTMGYQLSSLTSLTNLDVSNNNLGPDIPYQLPQNLQKLNLGWNNFSGSIPYSISQMSLLISLNMSHNQLQNQVNDMFWKLSSLAMLDISFNFLSGALPQSFSNLTSLNAMFLQNNQFSGTIDVLANLPLQNLNVENNHFTGWVPERLKNINIQEGGNSWSFGFAPPPPPGTPPANQNYRYHKAGNSYSPLGSDAAGGGSNGSGIGGGAIAGILISVLVVGAILAYLLVKRTSKRPSTDVEKQKHGNLPIVSPASNEVQDALAEMKLVHTSSSFDAKELESPALINLKPPPIDRHKSFDDNDTSKIPVVKKTNVTAPLSVKSYSIADLQMATGSFNVENLLDEGSLGRVYRAQFNDGKVLVVKKIDSAAFRRELLEDFTEIVANISQLHHPNVTELMGYCSEHSLHLLIYEFHKNGSLHDFLHISDEYSKPLTWNSRVKIALGTARALEYLHEVCSPSVVHRNIKSANILLDAEMNPHLSDCGLASFITNLDQALDQQTGSGYSAPEVTMSGQYTLKSDVYSFGVVMLELLSGRKPFDSSRPRAEQSLVRWATPQLHDIDALTKMVDPALKGLYPVKSLSRFADVVALCVQPEPEFRPPMSEVVEALVRLVQRSNMSRRTFGSDHGSSFRTDDLDACKTS
- the LOC103502750 gene encoding protein STRUBBELIG-RECEPTOR FAMILY 7 isoform X1, with amino-acid sequence MVKKWSWGEPLLLVSICILGWRISFINGATDPGDVSALNAMYSSLNSPPILTQWSSSGGDPCGQIWKGITCLGLRVTEISLSGLGLSGTMGYQLSSLTSLTNLDVSNNNLGPDIPYQLPQNLQKLNLGWNNFSGSIPYSISQMSLLISLNMSHNQLQNQVNDMFWKLSSLAMLDISFNFLSGALPQSFSNLTSLNAMFLQNNQFSGTIDVLANLPLQNLNVENNHFTGWVPERLKNINIQEGGNSWSFGFAPPPPPGTPPANQNYRYHKAGNSYSPLGSDAAGGGSNGSGIGGGAIAGILISVLVVGAILAYLLVKRTSKRPSTDVEKQKHGNLPIVSPASNEVQDALAEMKLVHTSSSFDAKELESPALINLKPPPIDRHKSFDDNDTSKIPVVKKTNVTAPLSVKSYSIADLQMATGSFNVENLLDEGSLGRVYRAQFNDGKVLVVKKIDSAAFRRELLEDFTEIVANISQLHHPNVTELMGYCSEHSLHLLIYEFHKNGSLHDFLHISDEYSKPLTWNSRVKIALGTARALEYLHEVCSPSVVHRNIKSANILLDAEMNPHLSDCGLASFITNLDQALDQQTGSGYSAPEVTMSGQYTLKSDVYSFGVVMLELLSGRKPFDSSRPRAEQSLVRWATPQLHDIDALTKMVDPALKGLYPVKSLSRFADVVALCVQPEPEFRPPMSEVVEALVRLVQRSNMSRRTFGSDHGSSFRTDDLDACKTS
- the LOC103502750 gene encoding protein STRUBBELIG-RECEPTOR FAMILY 7 isoform X2, with amino-acid sequence MVKKWSWGEPLLLVSICILGWRISFINGATDPGDVSALNAMYSSLNSPPILTQWSSSGGDPCGQIWKGITCLGLRVTEISLSGLGLSGTMGYQLSSLTSLTNLDVSNNNLGPDIPYQLPQNLQKLNLGWNNFSGSIPYSISQMSLLISLNMSHNQLQNQVNDMFWKLSSLAMLDISFNFLSGALPQSFSNLTSLNAMFLQNNQFSGTIDVLANLPLQNLNVENNHFTGWVPERLKNINIQEGGNSWSFGFAPPPPPGTPPANQNYRYHKAGNSYSPLGSDAAGGGSNGSGIGGGAIAGILISVLVVGAILAYLLVKRTSKRPSTDVEKQKHGNLPIVSPASNEVQEMKLVHTSSSFDAKELESPALINLKPPPIDRHKSFDDNDTSKIPVVKKTNVTAPLSVKSYSIADLQMATGSFNVENLLDEGSLGRVYRAQFNDGKVLVVKKIDSAAFRRELLEDFTEIVANISQLHHPNVTELMGYCSEHSLHLLIYEFHKNGSLHDFLHISDEYSKPLTWNSRVKIALGTARALEYLHEVCSPSVVHRNIKSANILLDAEMNPHLSDCGLASFITNLDQALDQQTGSGYSAPEVTMSGQYTLKSDVYSFGVVMLELLSGRKPFDSSRPRAEQSLVRWATPQLHDIDALTKMVDPALKGLYPVKSLSRFADVVALCVQPEPEFRPPMSEVVEALVRLVQRSNMSRRTFGSDHGSSFRTDDLDACKTS
- the LOC103502750 gene encoding protein STRUBBELIG-RECEPTOR FAMILY 6 isoform X4, yielding MGYQLSSLTSLTNLDVSNNNLGPDIPYQLPQNLQKLNLGWNNFSGSIPYSISQMSLLISLNMSHNQLQNQVNDMFWKLSSLAMLDISFNFLSGALPQSFSNLTSLNAMFLQNNQFSGTIDVLANLPLQNLNVENNHFTGWVPERLKNINIQEGGNSWSFGFAPPPPPGTPPANQNYRYHKAGNSYSPLGSDAAGGGSNGSGIGGGAIAGILISVLVVGAILAYLLVKRTSKRPSTDVEKQKHGNLPIVSPASNEVQDALAEMKLVHTSSSFDAKELESPALINLKPPPIDRHKSFDDNDTSKIPVVKKTNVTAPLSVKSYSIADLQMATGSFNVENLLDEGSLGRVYRAQFNDGKVLVVKKIDSAAFRRELLEDFTEIVANISQLHHPNVTELMGYCSEHSLHLLIYEFHKNGSLHDFLHISDEYSKPLTWNSRVKIALGTARALEYLHEVCSPSVVHRNIKSANILLDAEMNPHLSDCGLASFITNLDQALDQQTGSGYSAPEVTMSGQYTLKSDVYSFGVVMLELLSGRKPFDSSRPRAEQSLVRWATPQLHDIDALTKMVDPALKGLYPVKSLSRFADVVALCVQPEPEFRPPMSEVVEALVRLVQRSNMSRRTFGSDHGSSFRTDDLDACKTS